The Streptomyces sp. NBC_01775 genome includes a region encoding these proteins:
- a CDS encoding class I SAM-dependent methyltransferase yields MVEHDALGATRESYDAAALTYAQLFRDALRDSPLDRGILGVFAEVVSASGDGQVADLGCGPGYVTAYLDELGLAAFGVDASPAMIELARQAYPGLRFDVGSMAGLNIADGVLGGVLSRWSIIHTPPPELPVILAEFHRVLAPGGHLLVGFSASDDPSHPTQVFDHAVAPAYRWWPDHLAAMLRESGLAEVARTVREPQPTDRRQFREVQLLARKAWSGAA; encoded by the coding sequence ATGGTCGAACACGATGCCCTCGGTGCCACCCGCGAGTCTTACGACGCTGCTGCCCTCACCTATGCGCAGCTGTTCCGTGACGCGCTGCGTGACAGTCCCCTGGACCGTGGGATCTTGGGTGTTTTCGCCGAGGTCGTAAGTGCGAGTGGGGACGGTCAGGTCGCGGACCTGGGGTGTGGGCCTGGCTATGTCACCGCCTATCTGGACGAGCTGGGGCTGGCGGCGTTTGGTGTTGATGCCTCTCCTGCGATGATCGAGTTGGCTCGACAGGCCTATCCGGGCCTGCGGTTCGACGTGGGCTCGATGGCCGGGTTGAACATCGCTGACGGCGTGCTGGGCGGCGTACTCTCACGTTGGTCCATCATCCACACGCCGCCGCCGGAACTCCCCGTCATCCTGGCGGAGTTCCACCGTGTGCTGGCACCCGGCGGCCACCTTCTGGTCGGCTTTTCGGCAAGCGATGATCCCTCTCATCCGACGCAGGTCTTCGATCACGCAGTCGCGCCGGCCTACCGGTGGTGGCCTGATCACCTCGCCGCGATGCTGCGCGAGTCCGGGTTGGCGGAGGTGGCCCGGACGGTTCGCGAGCCTCAGCCCACCGACCGACGGCAGTTCCGGGAGGTTCAACTGCTCGCCCGCAAAGCCTGGTCAGGGGCTGCCTGA
- a CDS encoding MBL fold metallo-hydrolase: MASSGNPQPALSRLRSLRPAAFGADPTGERMERIRRSPHFRGKTFQNPEGTPAVEAPGSKAEFAKVYFRKEARRRRRPAAPIPLHTTTSQDLARPPASGLRLTWMGHSSVLAEIDGRRVLFDPVWGRRCSPCTFAGPKRLHPVPLPLTSLGPLDVIVISHDHYDHLDLPTIKELASTDAVFAVPLGVGAHLERWGVPADRLRELDWAESTHVGGLRLTATPARHFCGRGLRNQQHTLWASWAVEGPSGHRIYHSGDTGYFSGFRDIGAAHGPFDATMIQVGAYSEYWPDIHMTPDEGMRAHLDLQGGRPAGVMLPIHWATFNLAPHPWEEPGEGTVKAATRAGARAALPRPGEPFEPTAEHIPSAPWWRAAAQTPAEDHSTGLPAPGAAQETTTTEPGPDTHEAVTTS; the protein is encoded by the coding sequence GTGGCCAGCTCAGGCAACCCGCAACCGGCACTCTCACGGCTGCGGTCGCTGCGGCCCGCCGCATTCGGCGCCGATCCCACCGGTGAGCGGATGGAGCGGATCCGCCGCTCTCCCCATTTCAGAGGGAAGACGTTCCAGAACCCCGAGGGGACCCCGGCGGTCGAGGCCCCCGGTTCCAAGGCCGAGTTCGCGAAGGTCTACTTCCGTAAAGAAGCGCGCCGACGCCGGCGCCCCGCAGCGCCCATACCGCTCCACACCACCACGTCCCAGGACCTCGCCCGGCCTCCGGCCTCCGGGCTGCGGCTCACCTGGATGGGCCACTCCAGCGTGCTCGCCGAGATCGACGGCCGACGGGTCCTCTTCGACCCTGTATGGGGCCGGCGCTGCTCCCCGTGCACCTTCGCCGGGCCGAAGCGGCTGCACCCGGTTCCGCTGCCGCTGACCTCGCTGGGCCCCCTGGACGTCATCGTCATCTCCCACGATCACTACGATCACCTCGACCTGCCCACGATCAAAGAGCTGGCCTCGACGGACGCGGTCTTCGCGGTACCCCTCGGCGTGGGGGCGCACCTGGAGCGCTGGGGCGTCCCGGCAGACCGGCTGCGGGAGCTGGACTGGGCCGAGTCGACGCACGTCGGCGGCCTGCGGCTGACCGCGACCCCGGCCCGGCACTTCTGCGGCCGTGGCCTGCGCAACCAACAGCACACCCTCTGGGCGTCCTGGGCCGTCGAAGGGCCATCAGGTCACCGGATCTACCACAGCGGCGACACCGGTTACTTCTCCGGATTCCGGGACATCGGTGCCGCGCACGGCCCGTTCGACGCGACCATGATCCAGGTCGGTGCGTACAGCGAATACTGGCCCGACATCCACATGACACCCGACGAGGGCATGCGGGCACACCTGGACCTCCAAGGAGGCCGACCCGCCGGGGTGATGCTCCCGATCCACTGGGCCACGTTCAACCTCGCGCCGCACCCATGGGAAGAGCCCGGCGAGGGCACCGTCAAAGCGGCCACTCGGGCGGGCGCACGGGCGGCACTGCCGCGCCCCGGGGAGCCCTTCGAGCCCACCGCTGAGCACATTCCGTCCGCGCCGTGGTGGCGGGCCGCCGCTCAGACCCCGGCCGAGGACCACTCCACCGGCTTGCCGGCCCCAGGAGCCGCACAAGAAACCACAACCACCGAGCCGGGCCCGGACACTCATGAGGCGGTCACGACGTCGTAA
- a CDS encoding IS481 family transposase produces the protein MIHRNAPLTPTGRLRLARCVVEDGWPVRRAAERFQVSHTTAARWAGRYRRHGETGMYDRSSRPARCPWQTPPHKEARVLRMRREHRIGPLRLAARTGVAASTAHRILQRHDSPALAVLDRATGEPVRRYERSRPGELIHVDVKKLGRIPDGGGHKVLGRAAGSPNKDRRHGMGYAYLHTALDDHSRLAYTEDLPDETAPTCADFLQRATAWFARQGVTVERVLTDNAWAYTKNTWRQTCHELGISPRWTRPWRPQTNGKVERFHRTLLDEWAYHQPYTSDAQRQAAFPDWLDWYNYHRPHTGISGHTPASRITNLPEQHT, from the coding sequence GTGATCCACCGTAACGCCCCGTTGACGCCGACCGGTCGGCTGCGTCTGGCCAGGTGTGTCGTCGAGGACGGCTGGCCGGTACGCAGGGCGGCCGAGCGCTTCCAGGTCAGCCACACCACCGCCGCCCGCTGGGCCGGCCGCTACCGCCGGCACGGCGAGACGGGCATGTACGACCGCTCCAGCCGCCCTGCCCGCTGCCCCTGGCAGACACCGCCTCATAAGGAGGCCCGCGTGCTTCGGATGCGGCGCGAGCACCGGATCGGCCCGCTGCGCCTGGCCGCACGGACCGGCGTCGCCGCCTCCACCGCCCACCGCATCCTCCAACGTCACGACTCGCCCGCCCTGGCCGTCCTCGACCGGGCCACCGGTGAACCCGTCCGCCGCTACGAGCGCTCCCGCCCCGGCGAGCTGATCCACGTCGACGTCAAGAAACTCGGCCGCATCCCCGACGGCGGCGGCCACAAAGTCCTCGGCCGGGCCGCGGGCAGCCCGAACAAGGACCGTCGCCACGGCATGGGATACGCCTACCTCCACACCGCGCTCGATGACCACTCCCGCCTGGCCTACACCGAAGACCTGCCCGACGAGACGGCCCCGACTTGCGCGGACTTCCTCCAACGGGCCACGGCATGGTTCGCCCGACAAGGCGTCACCGTCGAACGTGTCCTGACCGACAACGCCTGGGCCTACACCAAGAACACCTGGCGCCAGACCTGCCACGAGCTGGGCATCTCTCCCCGCTGGACGCGACCATGGCGCCCACAGACCAACGGCAAGGTCGAACGCTTCCACCGCACCCTGCTCGACGAATGGGCCTACCACCAGCCCTATACCTCAGACGCCCAGCGACAGGCAGCCTTCCCCGACTGGCTGGACTGGTACAACTACCACCGACCCCACACCGGAATCAGCGGCCACACCCCAGCCAGCCGCATCACCAACCTCCCCGAACAACACACCTAG
- a CDS encoding MerR family transcriptional regulator, translating into MRSSFMPPRQVKIGDAAAFAGSTPRAIRHYHEIGLLPEPERGGDDRRRYGYEDMIRLLWIRKMADAGIALDDIRDAFTTGTASAGADSGDGIAGILERLEETLAEQEAELRRQRTAVQRMRTEGSRMGLLSDFVTERLKSLPEGSLRQADLDSLLVTERIFGPLGAAVQATRFVVLATHPTLREDSDRIDDAEEALDDSVAVDDPRVVHVAVERHAFESALQAVIEESGLGKDDDALFDAWDTLHPATAADGEDEADLSSGRREADSMSVFEAIGKMPYDFSPARLRCMELTEELSAQDSPAT; encoded by the coding sequence ATGCGTTCGTCCTTCATGCCACCCCGCCAGGTCAAGATCGGTGACGCGGCAGCCTTCGCCGGCAGCACGCCACGGGCGATTCGCCATTACCACGAGATCGGCCTGCTCCCCGAGCCTGAGCGGGGCGGCGATGACCGCCGCCGCTACGGGTACGAGGACATGATCCGCCTGCTGTGGATTCGCAAGATGGCCGACGCCGGGATCGCCCTGGACGACATCCGTGACGCCTTTACCACCGGCACGGCTTCCGCCGGTGCGGACAGCGGAGACGGTATCGCGGGCATCCTGGAGCGGTTGGAGGAAACCCTCGCCGAGCAGGAGGCGGAATTGCGGCGGCAGCGGACCGCTGTGCAGCGGATGCGCACCGAAGGCAGCCGGATGGGCCTGCTCTCCGACTTCGTCACCGAACGCCTCAAGAGCCTGCCCGAGGGCTCTTTGCGTCAGGCGGACCTGGACAGTCTGCTGGTCACTGAGCGGATCTTCGGCCCGCTCGGCGCGGCCGTCCAGGCCACCCGCTTCGTCGTCCTGGCCACGCATCCCACTCTGCGGGAGGACTCCGACCGCATCGATGACGCCGAGGAGGCACTCGATGACAGCGTCGCCGTCGATGATCCACGGGTGGTTCATGTGGCCGTCGAGCGGCACGCTTTCGAAAGCGCCCTGCAGGCCGTTATCGAGGAGTCTGGCCTGGGGAAGGACGACGATGCCCTCTTCGACGCCTGGGACACTTTGCACCCTGCTACCGCCGCTGACGGCGAGGACGAGGCCGACCTCAGCTCTGGCAGGCGGGAGGCTGACTCCATGAGCGTGTTCGAAGCCATCGGCAAGATGCCCTACGACTTCTCCCCAGCCCGCCTGCGCTGTATGGAACTGACCGAAGAACTATCCGCCCAAGACTCACCCGCTACCTAA
- a CDS encoding RNA polymerase sigma-70 factor yields MNKVEEFEELRPLLFSIAYRILGSVSEAEDAVQETWLRFDGSPTLPTSAKAFLSTTVTRISIDVLRSARVRREEYIGPWFPEPLLSDPYQDPARSAELADSVSMAALLLLERLSPLERSVFVLREVFGFGFDDIASAVGRSEAACRQLQVRARRHMEAGRPRFEADRNEREELATRFFDALREGDVAGLRDLLAADVSMAGDGGGKAPQLAKAVVGAENVARLLASVFPLMARIDVMFEPHEVNGQPGAIFRDPDGKVLHALALDVLDGQIQTIRSVINPDKLGHLGPVADAWAIDREVKQARQRTK; encoded by the coding sequence GTGAACAAGGTCGAGGAATTCGAGGAACTGCGGCCACTCCTGTTCTCGATCGCCTACCGGATTCTGGGCAGCGTGAGCGAGGCCGAGGACGCGGTGCAAGAGACATGGCTGCGCTTCGACGGCTCGCCCACCCTTCCCACGTCGGCCAAGGCGTTTCTCTCCACCACGGTGACTCGGATCTCGATCGACGTACTGCGCTCCGCGCGGGTGCGGCGGGAGGAGTACATCGGCCCGTGGTTCCCCGAGCCGCTGCTCAGCGATCCGTATCAGGATCCGGCGCGCTCGGCGGAGCTGGCCGACTCGGTGTCGATGGCGGCGTTGCTGCTGCTTGAGCGGCTCAGCCCGCTGGAGCGGTCGGTTTTCGTGCTGCGGGAGGTGTTCGGCTTCGGGTTCGACGACATCGCCTCGGCGGTGGGGCGTTCGGAGGCGGCGTGCCGGCAGCTGCAGGTACGGGCACGGCGGCACATGGAGGCCGGGCGGCCGCGGTTCGAAGCGGACCGCAACGAGCGTGAGGAGCTGGCGACGCGGTTCTTCGACGCCCTCCGCGAAGGCGACGTCGCCGGCCTTCGGGATCTGCTCGCCGCCGACGTGTCGATGGCCGGGGACGGCGGCGGAAAGGCCCCGCAGCTGGCCAAGGCCGTCGTCGGCGCCGAGAACGTGGCCCGGCTGCTGGCCTCCGTCTTCCCGCTGATGGCCCGGATCGACGTGATGTTCGAGCCGCACGAGGTCAACGGCCAGCCCGGCGCGATCTTCCGCGACCCGGACGGCAAGGTCCTCCATGCTCTGGCCCTCGACGTGCTCGATGGGCAGATCCAGACCATCCGCTCGGTGATCAACCCCGACAAGCTCGGCCACCTCGGACCGGTCGCTGACGCCTGGGCCATCGACCGCGAGGTGAAGCAGGCCCGCCAGCGGACGAAGTGA
- a CDS encoding carboxymuconolactone decarboxylase family protein, which translates to MDARLNYFASPTAGKALKYLMSAGKTLKESTLPAATQELVALRVSQINGCAVCVDMHTKEAAAAGETAVRLNLVAAWREAKVFSEAERAALELADQGTRVADAAGGVSDEVWERAAKHYDEEQLPALVLLVSFMNMATRMNIIAHQQGGDYEVGQFH; encoded by the coding sequence ATGGACGCGCGACTGAACTACTTCGCCAGCCCGACGGCCGGAAAGGCCCTCAAGTACCTCATGTCGGCGGGCAAGACGCTCAAGGAGTCGACATTGCCTGCCGCGACGCAGGAGCTGGTGGCCCTGCGCGTGAGCCAGATCAACGGCTGCGCCGTCTGCGTCGACATGCACACCAAGGAGGCCGCCGCGGCCGGCGAGACCGCGGTGCGCCTGAACCTGGTGGCGGCGTGGCGGGAGGCCAAGGTCTTCTCCGAGGCCGAGCGTGCCGCGCTGGAGCTGGCGGATCAGGGAACGCGGGTCGCGGACGCGGCCGGCGGGGTCAGCGACGAGGTGTGGGAACGTGCCGCGAAGCACTACGACGAGGAGCAGCTACCCGCTCTGGTGCTCCTGGTCTCTTTCATGAACATGGCGACCCGGATGAATATCATCGCCCATCAGCAGGGCGGCGACTACGAGGTCGGGCAGTTCCACTGA
- a CDS encoding DoxX family protein, whose amino-acid sequence MDLALWIVAGLMAAVCLTGSAKMFVPKEELAVVGGTATRWVEDFSPGVLKAIGGVELLAAVGLVLPAALDIAPVLMPLVATGLVLLFAGALTMRLRRGERATIAGDMVYLALALFLAWGRFGPDSFTG is encoded by the coding sequence ATGGACCTCGCACTCTGGATCGTCGCCGGACTGATGGCCGCCGTCTGCCTGACCGGCAGCGCGAAGATGTTCGTGCCCAAGGAAGAACTGGCCGTCGTGGGCGGCACCGCCACCCGATGGGTTGAGGACTTCAGCCCCGGTGTCCTCAAGGCCATCGGCGGCGTCGAGCTCCTGGCCGCGGTGGGCCTGGTACTGCCCGCCGCGCTCGACATCGCGCCGGTACTGATGCCGCTGGTCGCGACCGGACTGGTGCTGCTGTTTGCCGGCGCGCTGACCATGCGCCTCCGCCGTGGCGAGAGAGCGACGATCGCGGGCGACATGGTCTACCTCGCTCTGGCCCTGTTCCTGGCGTGGGGCCGCTTCGGCCCCGATTCCTTCACCGGCTGA
- a CDS encoding DUF6191 domain-containing protein, whose product MLQLLTSQLVVLVLVVPLFVLAARRKAAQLAQRRGWFPGRFRDPDPGARARARGVGATAVEELHALIYPGKRVQLEEQRIELVLREDEEDGAPERTGIDLDAGRARFYRTRPGR is encoded by the coding sequence ATGCTCCAGTTGTTGACCAGTCAGCTTGTCGTGCTCGTGCTCGTTGTGCCTTTGTTTGTGCTGGCGGCACGTCGGAAGGCGGCTCAGCTGGCTCAGCGGCGAGGGTGGTTCCCAGGTCGTTTCAGGGATCCCGACCCCGGGGCCAGGGCCAGGGCCAGGGGCGTGGGAGCGACAGCGGTTGAGGAGCTCCACGCGTTGATCTACCCGGGCAAGCGAGTTCAACTGGAAGAACAGCGCATCGAATTGGTCCTTCGGGAGGACGAGGAGGATGGCGCACCCGAGAGGACCGGCATAGATCTCGACGCCGGCAGAGCTCGTTTTTACCGCACCCGCCCCGGCCGCTGA
- a CDS encoding maleylpyruvate isomerase N-terminal domain-containing protein yields MDLFSRSWAALRTAVAELPDEDFAQPSGCAGWLVRDLVCHLVIDAQDVLITLVTPAETEPTRDAVTYWNVAETPPAGDDPLDALIPRLAAAYEEPGLLKFHLDDVGSAAGRAAELADPGLRVSTQDMVLTAGDYLSAYVLEWTLHHLDLVAHLPGLAEPPAEGLARTREMLGKIAGAAFPKSFSDTDALLVGTGRRAPTDAEKAELGELAAHIPLILG; encoded by the coding sequence GTGGATCTCTTCTCACGCTCTTGGGCGGCATTGCGCACGGCGGTCGCCGAACTCCCGGACGAGGACTTCGCGCAGCCGTCGGGCTGTGCCGGCTGGCTCGTGCGGGACCTGGTGTGTCATCTGGTCATCGACGCTCAGGACGTTCTGATCACCCTCGTGACCCCCGCCGAGACGGAACCGACCCGCGACGCGGTGACCTACTGGAACGTCGCCGAAACGCCGCCGGCCGGCGACGACCCGCTCGACGCGCTGATCCCCCGGCTGGCTGCCGCGTACGAGGAGCCCGGACTGCTCAAGTTCCACCTCGACGACGTCGGATCCGCCGCCGGCCGCGCCGCCGAACTCGCCGACCCCGGCCTCCGGGTCAGCACCCAGGACATGGTCCTCACCGCGGGTGACTACCTCTCCGCGTACGTCCTGGAGTGGACGCTGCACCACCTCGACCTGGTCGCGCACCTCCCGGGGTTGGCTGAGCCGCCCGCGGAGGGGCTCGCCCGGACCCGTGAGATGCTGGGGAAGATCGCGGGGGCCGCGTTCCCCAAGTCGTTCTCCGACACGGACGCGCTGCTGGTCGGCACGGGACGGCGTGCCCCGACCGACGCGGAGAAGGCCGAACTGGGCGAGCTGGCCGCGCACATCCCGCTCATCCTCGGGTGA
- a CDS encoding MFS transporter: protein MRGLRWAAALGNADWHVGAPLLVALAAAWHTDIATVTAGIAAYPLGQGLALPLWGWLADRYGPGHCLRAGLALATAASVGSALCPGPVYWVPLRAAAGAGFAAVTPSISLFYETLRPAGDRQRAFATLTTVTATSAIASPLLADMALRCGSWRPAFAVIAVLTAVTACRVSTAPPAAAVEVTSTEAPAGTMRTWPSSTYLTVIGLGAAEGAVMLGLPALLSPALAMAGADTSTSAVLVLYATGVLVSTLLLRRHARAWGPKRLLVTGGWLGAAGAGLPAVLPGATVLMLCAVLLGVAWSYLHTTLQTWLPRLLPAPARARAASLFSAAALLASSAAVALTTSLLQDGRHTAVFATGAALCGALTCWTVLVARRWT, encoded by the coding sequence ATGCGCGGGCTGCGCTGGGCCGCCGCTCTCGGCAACGCCGACTGGCATGTGGGCGCTCCGCTGCTGGTCGCGCTCGCAGCCGCCTGGCACACCGACATCGCCACCGTCACGGCGGGGATCGCCGCCTATCCGCTGGGACAGGGGCTCGCCCTGCCGCTGTGGGGCTGGCTGGCCGACCGCTACGGGCCCGGGCACTGTCTGCGCGCCGGACTGGCGCTGGCGACCGCGGCCTCCGTGGGTTCGGCGCTGTGTCCGGGGCCGGTGTACTGGGTTCCGCTGCGTGCCGCCGCCGGTGCGGGCTTCGCCGCCGTCACACCCTCGATCTCCCTGTTCTACGAGACGCTGCGCCCGGCAGGCGACCGGCAACGAGCCTTCGCCACCCTCACGACCGTCACCGCGACGAGTGCGATCGCCTCCCCACTGCTCGCTGACATGGCCCTGCGGTGCGGCTCGTGGCGGCCCGCGTTCGCCGTGATCGCCGTACTCACCGCGGTGACGGCGTGCCGGGTGAGCACCGCGCCTCCGGCAGCCGCGGTAGAAGTCACCAGCACCGAGGCACCGGCGGGGACGATGCGGACGTGGCCCTCCTCCACGTACCTGACGGTGATCGGTCTGGGCGCGGCCGAGGGCGCCGTGATGCTCGGGCTGCCCGCGCTCCTCTCCCCCGCCCTCGCCATGGCGGGCGCGGACACGTCGACCTCCGCCGTGCTGGTTCTGTACGCCACAGGCGTGCTGGTCAGCACCCTGCTCCTGCGCCGGCACGCCCGGGCATGGGGCCCGAAACGGCTTCTGGTGACCGGGGGTTGGCTGGGCGCGGCCGGTGCGGGCCTCCCGGCTGTGCTGCCGGGAGCCACCGTCTTGATGCTCTGCGCGGTACTGCTCGGCGTCGCGTGGAGCTACCTCCACACGACGTTGCAGACCTGGTTGCCCCGGCTCCTTCCCGCTCCGGCTCGCGCCCGTGCCGCCTCCCTGTTCTCCGCGGCGGCGCTGCTCGCGAGCTCGGCGGCGGTGGCGCTCACCACCTCCCTGCTCCAAGACGGCCGGCACACAGCCGTGTTCGCCACCGGCGCGGCACTGTGCGGCGCGCTCACGTGCTGGACGGTGCTCGTGGCCCGCCGGTGGACGTGA
- a CDS encoding cytochrome P450 family protein, producing MSEQPDLLVLDPTSADPDAEHQALRARGPATRVDILGVTAWSVTDPLLLKKLLTGPDVSKDARQHWPGYEEAVSRWPLALWVAVDNMFTAYGSEHRRLRRLVAPAFSARRVAALKETVERLVADLLDELASLPPGEPADLRERFAYPLPIRVISHLMGVPEAQREAFRSLVDGVFSTTLTSEEAAANTVSLYAVLEEMIAARRAEPGEDMTSLLLATQDDEGDKSALTTSELRDTLLLMISAGYETTVNLLDQAITALLSHPDQLAHVREGRASWDDVVEETLRLESAVKHLPLRYAVRDIPLPDGQVIASGEPILASYAAANRHPDWHGESADAFDLTRTAPGPEHLAFGYGVHFCLGAPLARLEATTALRELFARFPLAELAVPADELELIPSLITNGHRTLPVRLRPAPTA from the coding sequence GTGTCCGAGCAGCCCGACCTCCTCGTCCTCGACCCGACCAGTGCCGATCCCGACGCCGAGCACCAGGCGTTGCGCGCGCGGGGACCGGCCACTCGCGTGGACATCCTCGGCGTCACGGCGTGGTCGGTCACCGATCCCCTGCTCTTGAAGAAGCTGCTGACCGGTCCGGACGTCTCCAAGGACGCCCGGCAGCACTGGCCGGGCTACGAGGAGGCCGTCTCCCGCTGGCCGCTCGCGCTGTGGGTCGCTGTCGACAACATGTTCACGGCCTACGGCAGCGAACACCGGCGGCTGCGGCGGCTGGTCGCCCCGGCATTCAGCGCCCGGCGCGTGGCCGCGCTCAAGGAGACGGTCGAGCGGCTCGTCGCTGACCTGCTGGACGAGCTGGCGAGCCTCCCGCCCGGTGAGCCGGCCGATCTGCGGGAACGTTTCGCCTACCCGCTTCCCATCCGGGTCATCAGCCATCTCATGGGTGTGCCCGAAGCCCAGCGCGAAGCCTTCCGCTCCCTCGTCGACGGGGTCTTTTCCACCACCCTCACCTCCGAGGAGGCAGCCGCCAACACGGTCAGCCTCTACGCCGTCCTGGAGGAGATGATCGCCGCCCGGCGTGCCGAGCCCGGCGAGGACATGACCTCACTGCTGCTCGCGACGCAGGACGACGAAGGCGACAAGTCGGCGCTGACGACCAGCGAACTGCGCGACACGCTGCTGTTGATGATCAGCGCGGGCTACGAGACCACCGTCAACCTCCTGGACCAGGCCATCACCGCCCTGCTGAGCCACCCCGACCAGCTCGCCCATGTCCGGGAGGGGCGCGCCTCCTGGGACGATGTCGTGGAGGAGACCCTGCGGCTGGAGTCGGCGGTGAAACACCTGCCGCTGCGGTACGCCGTCCGTGACATCCCGCTGCCCGACGGACAGGTCATCGCGTCCGGAGAACCCATCCTGGCCTCGTACGCCGCGGCCAACCGGCACCCTGACTGGCACGGCGAGAGCGCGGACGCCTTCGATCTGACCCGCACGGCGCCGGGTCCGGAGCATCTGGCCTTCGGCTACGGCGTCCACTTCTGCCTCGGCGCTCCGCTGGCCCGCCTGGAGGCCACCACGGCGCTGAGGGAGCTCTTCGCCCGCTTCCCCCTGGCGGAGCTGGCGGTCCCGGCGGACGAACTGGAGCTGATCCCTTCGCTGATAACCAACGGCCACCGCACCCTCCCGGTGCGGCTCCGCCCGGCTCCCACCGCCTGA
- a CDS encoding S1 family peptidase — translation MRRTKVLHAALSALLAAGIWTTAGLIPASATDEAAPAGKAPATEGLLSAMHRDLGLTSDQARARLKAEKKATAVERKARRAAGSSYGGSWFTPDTGRLTVALTSRSKAETVRAAGAKVKIVERGAEQLDAAKKRLDALKAPRSVTGWHVDPKSNRIVVEVLAKQRRTGAVEDFLTKARDTGPLTVKTTTHRPSTFAAGTVGGDPYYTGNVRCSIGFSVHGGFVTAGHCGGSGAAVSGWDRSHIGTFQGSSFPDNDYAWVSVGSGWWTVPVVLGWGTVSDQLVRGSAEAPIGASICRSGSTSHWHCGSVLAKNETVNYSQGAVHQMTKTNACAEPGDSGGSFISGDQAQGVTSGGWGNCGSGGETWYQPINEILARYGLTLHTA, via the coding sequence ATGAGACGCACGAAGGTTTTACACGCGGCGTTGTCCGCACTCCTCGCCGCCGGAATATGGACGACGGCCGGGCTGATCCCCGCCTCGGCCACGGACGAGGCCGCGCCGGCCGGCAAAGCCCCGGCAACCGAAGGTCTGCTCTCCGCCATGCACCGCGACCTCGGCCTCACCAGCGACCAGGCCCGGGCGCGGCTGAAGGCGGAGAAGAAGGCGACCGCCGTCGAGCGAAAGGCGCGGCGAGCTGCCGGATCGTCGTACGGCGGCTCGTGGTTCACGCCTGACACGGGCCGGCTGACCGTCGCCCTGACCAGCCGGAGCAAGGCCGAGACCGTGCGGGCGGCCGGGGCGAAGGTCAAGATCGTCGAGCGCGGCGCCGAGCAGCTCGACGCGGCCAAGAAGCGCCTCGACGCGCTCAAAGCCCCCCGGAGCGTGACCGGCTGGCATGTGGATCCGAAGTCCAACCGGATCGTCGTCGAGGTCCTGGCCAAACAGCGGCGTACCGGCGCGGTCGAGGATTTCCTGACCAAGGCCCGGGACACCGGCCCGCTCACCGTGAAGACGACGACTCACCGGCCCAGCACCTTCGCGGCCGGAACCGTCGGAGGGGACCCCTACTACACGGGCAACGTCCGCTGCTCGATCGGTTTCTCGGTGCACGGTGGATTCGTCACGGCCGGTCACTGTGGCGGGTCCGGCGCGGCGGTCTCCGGCTGGGACAGGTCGCACATCGGTACCTTCCAGGGCTCCTCGTTCCCCGACAACGATTACGCCTGGGTCAGCGTCGGCAGCGGCTGGTGGACGGTCCCGGTGGTCCTGGGCTGGGGCACGGTGTCCGACCAGTTGGTGCGCGGCTCGGCCGAGGCGCCGATCGGCGCGTCCATCTGCCGCTCGGGATCCACCTCCCACTGGCACTGCGGCAGCGTGCTGGCCAAGAACGAGACCGTCAACTACAGCCAGGGCGCCGTGCACCAGATGACCAAGACAAACGCCTGCGCCGAACCCGGCGACTCCGGCGGCTCCTTCATCAGCGGCGACCAGGCCCAGGGCGTGACGTCGGGCGGCTGGGGCAACTGCGGCAGCGGAGGCGAGACCTGGTACCAGCCGATCAACGAGATCCTGGCCCGCTACGGCCTGACCCTGCACACGGCCTGA
- a CDS encoding chaplin codes for MRIRTAVIATALAATAVFGGAAGASADSGAQGGAANSPGLLSGNVVQVPVHVPVNVCGNTVNIIGLLNPAIGNRCKNG; via the coding sequence ATGCGCATCCGTACCGCGGTCATCGCCACAGCGCTCGCAGCCACCGCCGTCTTCGGCGGGGCGGCCGGCGCGTCTGCCGACTCTGGAGCCCAGGGCGGCGCAGCCAACTCGCCTGGGCTTCTCTCCGGCAACGTCGTCCAGGTCCCCGTGCACGTTCCGGTCAACGTGTGCGGCAACACCGTCAACATCATCGGGCTCCTCAACCCCGCGATCGGGAACCGCTGCAAGAACGGCTGA